In Miniphocaeibacter halophilus, the following proteins share a genomic window:
- a CDS encoding DUF6648 family protein, which produces MKSERELLNLFIQKRNDLIDQLDKGKINKEVFLENNYALLDRLSMKPFLKIDTVEKGIYNYQYYNILAKYHNNLANKYKEKDKKRYKKEINKTNNYYYEKDRIILEILELVEYKNIDCYFIEMHSNRLNNNLFEIILNNYEKTILHSMNTDILNKLKRKGVFNNAVKKSKIDLYVNSGI; this is translated from the coding sequence ATGAAAAGTGAAAGAGAATTATTAAATTTATTTATACAAAAAAGAAATGATTTAATAGACCAATTAGATAAGGGCAAAATAAATAAGGAAGTTTTTTTAGAAAATAACTATGCTTTACTCGATAGATTATCTATGAAACCATTTTTAAAAATCGATACTGTTGAAAAGGGAATATACAACTATCAGTATTATAATATATTGGCTAAATATCATAATAACTTAGCTAATAAGTATAAAGAAAAAGATAAGAAAAGATACAAGAAAGAAATTAATAAAACTAATAATTATTATTATGAAAAAGATAGGATTATTTTAGAAATACTAGAACTAGTAGAATATAAAAATATAGATTGCTATTTTATTGAAATGCATTCCAATCGTTTAAATAATAATTTGTTTGAGATAATTTTAAATAATTATGAAAAAACTATTTTACATTCTATGAATACAGATATTTTAAATAAATTAAAAAGAAAAGGTGTTTTTAATAACGCTGTTAAGAAATCGAAAATAGATTTATATGTAAATAGTGGAATATAA